Proteins from one Mycobacterium adipatum genomic window:
- a CDS encoding SGNH/GDSL hydrolase family protein, which yields MGSRASSIALAAAALASTGSAYVGARNLLSGQADQARRVIPKSWDVPPRADGVYVAGGGPVQRWTRDVPFDLHLMIFGDSTATGYGSSCADEVPGVLLARGLAEESGRRIRLSTKAIVGATSKGLSGQIDAMFVAGPPPDAAVIMIGANDITKPNGTWPSARRVGRAVQRLRAAGAVVVVGTCPDFGVIKAIPQPLRWVTRSQGLRLARAQAAEVRAAGGVPVPFSDLLAPDFYKAPELLFSPDMFHPSGAGYRLAAQQLLPALCNALGDFVSDAPAEAALESRTDDGATVLPRIANLTRLWRRTTGVPAPIVVSAG from the coding sequence GTGGGCAGTCGCGCATCGAGCATCGCCCTGGCAGCCGCAGCCTTGGCGTCAACGGGTTCGGCCTATGTCGGGGCACGCAACCTGCTGAGCGGGCAGGCCGATCAGGCCCGCCGGGTGATACCCAAGTCCTGGGACGTCCCGCCGCGCGCCGACGGTGTCTATGTCGCCGGGGGCGGCCCGGTGCAGCGATGGACCCGCGACGTCCCCTTCGACCTGCACCTGATGATCTTCGGCGACTCCACCGCCACCGGATACGGCAGTTCCTGCGCCGACGAGGTGCCCGGTGTGCTGCTGGCCCGTGGCCTCGCCGAGGAATCGGGCCGACGGATCCGGCTGAGCACCAAGGCGATCGTCGGCGCGACCTCCAAGGGGCTCTCGGGACAGATCGACGCGATGTTCGTCGCGGGGCCGCCCCCGGATGCCGCGGTCATCATGATCGGCGCCAATGACATCACCAAACCCAACGGCACCTGGCCCTCGGCACGCCGGGTCGGCCGCGCCGTGCAGCGCCTGCGCGCCGCTGGTGCCGTGGTGGTCGTCGGGACCTGCCCCGATTTCGGCGTCATCAAGGCGATCCCGCAGCCGCTGCGCTGGGTGACGCGCAGTCAGGGACTGCGGCTGGCCCGGGCGCAGGCCGCCGAGGTGCGCGCGGCCGGCGGGGTCCCGGTGCCGTTCTCGGATCTGCTGGCACCGGACTTCTACAAGGCCCCCGAACTGCTGTTCTCCCCCGACATGTTCCACCCGTCCGGGGCGGGCTACCGGCTCGCCGCCCAGCAGTTGCTGCCCGCGTTGTGTAATGCGCTCGGCGACTTCGTCTCTGACGCGCCGGCCGAGGCGGCGCTGGAATCGCGCACCGATGACGGTGCCACCGTGCTGCCCCGGATCGCCAACCTGACTCGGCTGTGGCGTCGCACAACCGGGGTCCCCGCACCCATCGTGGTGTCGGCGGGCTAG
- a CDS encoding acetyl-CoA C-acetyltransferase, translating to MPEAVIVATARSPIGRAVKGSLATMRPDDLAAQMVRAVLDKVPSLDPRDIDDLMMGCAQPAGEAGYNIARAVAVELGYDFLPGTTVNRYCSSSLQTTRMAFHAIKAGEGDVFISAGVETVSRFGVGAADGAPNSKNALFDEAQARTVKQAEDESTWHDPREDGLIPDVYIAMGQTAENVATYTGISREDQDHWGVRSQNRAEEAIKSGFFEREISPVTLPDGTVVSTDDGPRAGTSYDKISQLKPVFRANGTITAGNACPLNDGAAAVVIMSDTKAKELGLTPLARIVSTGVSGLSPEIMGLGPIEAIRKALGKAGKTISDIDLVEINEAFAVQVIGSARELGIDEDKLNVSGGAIALGHPFGMTGARITATLLNNLATHDKTFGIESMCVGGGQGMAMVVERLS from the coding sequence ATGCCCGAAGCCGTCATCGTCGCCACCGCCCGCTCCCCCATCGGACGCGCCGTCAAGGGTTCGTTGGCCACCATGCGACCCGACGATCTGGCTGCCCAGATGGTGCGCGCGGTCTTGGACAAGGTGCCCTCGCTGGATCCCCGCGATATCGACGACCTGATGATGGGCTGCGCCCAGCCCGCGGGCGAGGCCGGCTACAACATCGCCCGCGCGGTCGCCGTCGAACTCGGCTACGACTTCCTGCCCGGCACCACGGTGAACCGGTACTGCTCGTCGTCGTTGCAGACCACCCGGATGGCCTTCCACGCGATCAAGGCCGGCGAGGGGGACGTGTTCATCTCCGCCGGTGTGGAGACCGTGTCGCGCTTCGGGGTCGGCGCCGCCGACGGTGCCCCCAACAGCAAGAACGCGCTGTTCGACGAGGCGCAGGCGCGCACCGTCAAGCAGGCCGAAGACGAGTCCACCTGGCACGACCCGCGCGAGGACGGCCTCATCCCGGACGTCTACATCGCGATGGGCCAGACGGCCGAGAACGTCGCCACCTACACCGGTATCAGCCGCGAGGACCAGGACCACTGGGGTGTGCGGTCGCAGAACCGCGCCGAGGAGGCCATCAAGAGCGGCTTCTTCGAGCGCGAGATCTCACCGGTGACGCTGCCCGACGGCACCGTCGTCTCCACCGATGACGGCCCGCGTGCCGGCACCTCCTACGACAAGATCAGCCAGCTCAAGCCGGTGTTCCGCGCCAATGGGACGATCACGGCGGGCAACGCCTGCCCGCTCAACGATGGCGCCGCGGCCGTCGTCATCATGAGCGACACCAAGGCCAAGGAGCTGGGGCTGACCCCGCTGGCGCGCATCGTGTCCACCGGGGTGTCCGGGCTGTCGCCGGAGATTATGGGCCTGGGCCCGATCGAGGCCATCCGCAAGGCACTGGGCAAGGCCGGCAAGACCATCTCCGATATCGACCTGGTCGAGATCAACGAGGCCTTCGCCGTTCAGGTGATCGGATCGGCCCGCGAGCTCGGCATCGACGAGGACAAGCTGAACGTCTCCGGCGGCGCGATCGCGCTGGGGCACCCGTTCGGCATGACCGGCGCCCGCATCACCGCAACCCTGCTGAACAACCTGGCCACCCACGACAAGACCTTCGGCATCGAGTCGATGTGCGTCGGCGGCGGCCAGGGTATGGCGATGGTCGTGGAGCGGCTGTCCTGA